The Desulfobacterales bacterium sequence GGATCCAAAGACGAAAAAGGCGTTTATCAAATATCCGGCGGATTGCCAGATATGTCACTTGTGCAGGATGTATTGTCCTGTGGGTGCCATTACGATTTCACCGGAGAAGACTATTCCGGTCGTGGTTTCATGGGGGTAAAAAATGAATGGGTATGTCAAAAGCAATTTTCTTAGACAGTCAGTACTGGCCTTTACAGGTATGC is a genomic window containing:
- a CDS encoding 4Fe-4S binding protein produces the protein MTIQSIKGCIGCGTCVKTCPTDVIRQDPKTKKAFIKYPADCQICHLCRMYCPVGAITISPEKTIPVVVSWG